The following are from one region of the Streptomyces decoyicus genome:
- a CDS encoding DUF6131 family protein, with amino-acid sequence MIILGIILLIVGFLTGISTLWTIGIVALVIGAILWILGTAGHAIGGRRHYW; translated from the coding sequence ATGATCATCCTCGGAATCATTCTTCTCATAGTCGGATTCCTCACGGGAATCTCCACCCTGTGGACCATCGGCATCGTGGCGCTGGTCATCGGAGCGATCCTGTGGATCCTGGGAACTGCGGGGCACGCCATCGGGGGGCGGCGCCACTACTGGTAG